A section of the Arabiibacter massiliensis genome encodes:
- a CDS encoding amino acid ABC transporter permease: MEFATMMELLGSGLVFTVQIFLITLVGSLPLGVLVAFGRMSRFKPVALVTRFYISVMRGTPLMLQLMALSFGPYYLFGLQLGNDWKYWACSIGFIINYAAYFGEIYRGGIQSIPRGQYEAAEVLGYSRAQTFMKIVLPQVVKRILPAMSNEIITLVKDTSLAFVLGIMEMFSQAKAIAASQVSMIPYVVAGAIYWVFNFIVEIVLTRIEKRLNYYHD; the protein is encoded by the coding sequence ATGGAATTCGCCACTATGATGGAGCTTTTGGGGTCGGGACTGGTGTTCACCGTCCAGATCTTCCTCATCACGCTCGTCGGCTCGCTGCCGTTGGGGGTGCTGGTGGCGTTCGGCCGCATGAGCAGGTTCAAGCCCGTCGCGCTCGTCACGAGGTTCTACATCTCGGTCATGCGCGGTACGCCGCTCATGCTGCAGCTCATGGCGCTCTCGTTCGGGCCGTACTACCTGTTCGGCTTGCAGCTGGGCAACGACTGGAAGTATTGGGCGTGCTCCATCGGCTTCATCATCAACTACGCGGCCTACTTCGGCGAGATCTACCGCGGCGGCATCCAGTCCATCCCGCGCGGGCAGTACGAGGCGGCCGAGGTGCTGGGCTACTCGCGCGCGCAGACGTTCATGAAGATCGTGCTGCCGCAGGTGGTCAAGCGCATCCTGCCGGCCATGAGCAACGAGATCATCACGCTGGTGAAGGACACTTCGCTTGCGTTCGTGCTCGGCATCATGGAGATGTTCAGCCAGGCCAAGGCCATCGCCGCCTCGCAGGTGAGCATGATCCCCTACGTGGTGGCCGGCGCGATCTACTGGGTGTTCAACTTCATCGTGGAGATCGTCCTCACCCGCATCGAGAAGCGCCTCAATTACTACCACGACTAG